gaataatagaatcattcaggttggaaaagacctgtaagatcataGTCTAATCTTTAACCCAACTATACTAACCTAACTCACCAGCCTACTGTTAAATCATGCCCCTAAGCACCTTatcttaataatttttaaacacctccatATTCTACCACCTTCCTTGGCATTCTGATCCAGTGCTTAATAATCctttcctaacatccaacccaaacctcccctggcataacttcaagccatttcctcttgtcctatcactagttacTTGAAAGAAGAGACCAAAACACTCCACACACCTCACACCACTCCcagcttcctttcaggtagttgtaaagagtgATGCATCCTCCTCCTTAGACTAAACAACCCCCAGTCCTCTTAGCTGctcctcttaatttttttttccagacccTTTGCCAGCTTCTTTGCCCTTCTTTGAACCCACTCCAGTACCTCCCTGTCTTTCCTTTagtgaggtgcccaaaactgaacatagTATTGGAGGTGCCACCTCACCAGTgtcaatcacttccctagtcctgctggtaGCACTActcctgacacaagccaggatactatttgttttcttggccacctgagcacactgctggctcatatttatctggctgtcaatcaacactCCCGGGTCCCTTTCctccaggcagctttccagccactctccccAAGCCTGACATGGCTTggtgttatcagcaaacttgctgagggtgcactcaattccactgtccatgtaatcagcaaaaatgttaaaaagcacCAGTCCCACTACCagcccctgaggaacaccattCGTCAATGGTCTCCACATGGACATCAAGTGGTTCATCgcaactctttgagtgcaaccatccagccaattcaTTATTCACTGAGAATttcatccatcaaatccatttATCTCCAATTTAGAGGCAAGCATGCTGtttgggacagtgtcaaatgctttgcagaagtccaggtagatgacaacagttgctcttcccttatccaccaaTACCATAACCCtgccaccaaatttgtcaggcatgattttcgcttagtgaagccatgttgacTGTCACCAATCAcatccttattttccatgtgcctagTTTCCAAGAGGATTTACTCCTTATCTCACTTGACACAGAAGTAAGACTGCCTGGCCTATatttccctgggtcttcttttttctctttttaaaatggggAGTTATTGTTCCCcttttccaatcagtgggaacttcactgGACTGACATGATTTCTGAAATATGATGGATGGTGACCTGGCAACTTAATCCACCAGGACCCATGgtgtatctcatcaggtcccatggacttgtgcaccttcaggttccttGCATATGAAGATGGGTCATGCAAAATCTTACATCTATAGTCCTGACCTTCTTATGAGGGGAGGCCCTTTGCAGTTGAAAACAGACACCTAAGAAACATGATGAATCTTCCTATGCAGGATAAAATGTCACTGCCTTGGTTGATGTGTGAAGCAATAAGACTCAGGggctagaaaataaatatttctgtgaataaatttaaatttatctgggtcttgttgttgttttgggttttttttttttggggggtgtttggttggttgttttctgtgttgtgtATACTTGAAAACTCTGTGCATGTTATCAGCAGTTGTATGTTCCTTGCCATAGCTGGTACCTATAATGTAATCTGCCCTGATGCCTTGACAGGGTGGAGAATTAACTACACTACAGAAGTTACAAAACATTCTTTTAGTCACACTGATGGCCAAATTTAACACAAGGGTTTCTCTCACAAAGAGTGGATGTAACTCCGTTGGTGTTACCACAATTTGTGACGAATATGGAGGTAATCACTGGGTAAGAGCAGAAGACTGCACTTCCTCTACAGTCAGATCACATTTCAAAAGTATgcttgcaaaggaaaaaagaaccaGATTTATTAAATCATGTTTGTTTACAATTTACagcaaaattgctttttaaaggcCACATAATCCATGAAGACTGTATTTAGCCACTTAAATGTTAGCCTATTTAATAAATGAGGACTCAGTCTTCTGCACTGTGGCTGATCATGGAAATGGTTTTGTGTTCCTGTCAAAAACTTGTCCCACTAATTTGAGTAGGCTAAAGTATGTTTCACATCTATTCAAcgtttcttctttctctgtattCATGTATGTAACATCCAGATAATATATGcaaatatctgaaataatttccagaaCAGATAtgtaagtattttcttttggaaataaatGTCCCATTTTATTAGGCATTTATGTAGATAATATATGAGAAACATTTGGGAGCTGTTGATCAAAATACCTTTCCATTGAAAACTTTGATTATTAGATGagataaaaagttttttttttcccttgagctGTTAGCTTAAATGAGTTGAAGGTGAGTGCTAGCTTAAGAAAGGCTCCAAAGAAATGAGCAAGTTCATTTCTTGTAGAACTCCCACACCATCAAGCTCAGCATATCCCTGGTAGAAATGTTAATAATACTAGCACTCTTGGCAAAGTGATGAAAAATGGCATGAGCTTGATTACATACTATTATTTTCCAACTACAATCAACTCTTTGGGCTTAAGAAAGAGGACTGAAAATACCTTATTAATTCTCTTTAGAAGCTACATTTTCTGAAGTCACTCCATAACTgaaagaagctgcttttccctttgttaataatttcaaaatctgtattttcagacTTGCCACTCACAAAAGAAAGGACAGGTGCTGAAATACCTCTGCCAGCTGCATAATTCTATGAAGGCTGAAGCTTTATCGCATTAATGACAGTATTTAATTAGAAGTAATGGATGGAACTGGTTTCTAACAAACACTGTAAGGGTCATGTAATTAggtattttatttgaaataaatattcttattttgttATTCCCCCTTTCCATTCATGCTGCACTGATTTTTACTGATAGTTCTTTTGCTAGTTATCTAAGGAGAAGAAGGTTTCTGTATGTGTAGGATGCATCccttgcatttaaaaagaggcaagatttcatttgtttttctgtggatGCACATTGGACTTAAAGGCTTTTCAGTTCCCTTTAGTTCTTTCGCTCATCTTTCTTGAAAGTAACAGGCAGAAATGATGATGTGCCGTCATTCCCTCACCACAGAGACTAAAGTTGTAAGTCATATGAAACAAGGAACAAATCTTCTGGCTCTGCTTTCACTCCTTGTTTATACAACAGAATCATAATCAATGAATAGTCTGATCTAAGGAGAAATAATAGCAGCTCCCAAAGGCACCAGACCCATGCAAGATTGAGTGTTAATATATTCTGGAGGAATTTCTGTGGTCCTTTTCACTGCCCTGCAGAATAGGTGCTGCCTTACAGCCACAGACTGgttcctctgttttctgctgcttccaacGCAATACACTTTTCAGCTTTCTACTTTCATCTCTTCAAGCTTGAACTCCAGTAAAAGGTCATTACACACAAGTATTTCAGGCTTGGCATAAAATTCTCATTTGAAATAATGAGCTATAGGTTAGGAATTCCCTGCACACTGCTTAGCTGTGATTTCAGGGCATGATTGATTTCTCAGAGCAAATCACCAGGCAGACACCCACGGGGGTTCCTTACATGTGCTTAAAGCAGAAGATTGAAACAGAGCAGTGCTCATTTATAGATGAGTTTGTAATTTTACTGTTGAGATAAacctgcagatttttttaaagctagtaTTTAGTTTTATATGCTGTTTTCTGACATGTTCCTTTCAGGTGCTGAGGTCTGAGTATGAGGAGCCCTAGGAAAATGCCATATGCAACCAGAAAAGCAATttacaacagagaaaaatgcattgaaaTGCCACATCttttcaaaaaacccaaaaaccttCATTATCAGAAATTTGCACTACCCTCCCTCACATTGCTGCTAACCTCTCAGCAGCAACCACACGAGCTGAGACGCACGAAACAATTGCAGCCGGTAATATCTGACGGTAACCTTGACTGTGACATACATCATCACCACCGCTCCGTGAGGCAGCAGGGACCCGCGAAAGCAGTGCGCGTAGGTATGCAGGCAGCGAGAGGAGAAGGCCACTCAGCTCCTCGCCTTAACGCTCTGCCCCTTTGGGActttcctccccaccctcccttgCGGGGTGCGACCCttcactccctccctcccggcCCCACGGGGTTCGCGCTGTCCAGCCCGGCCCGCCCCACGCGGGACGCAACGCCCGGCGACGCCGCCAGGTGGCGCCAGGCGACTGCTCTTGGCCAGGGCCGCGGGCGGGGTCGGGGTCGGGCCGGGAGCGGGTCAGGGAGCGTGTCCCGGGCTGGGAACGGGCCGGGAACGGCCCGGGAGCGGGTGCGGCTCGGGGAGAGGGTCTCGGGCGGGGAAAGAAGCGAAGGGAGCCGGCGCCGAGAGCTGGATGCCGAGGTGCTGGAAGGCAGCCGCGGGAAAGCGTCGTTTCGGGGTGCGGTGTGCAGCCTTCACGGGCTGAACTGCaccggaaaaaaaaaaaacaaaacaacacaaaaacaacccttttgaattattattattacttttattattatcattattaaaGTCTATGAATTCCAAATAGCGTTCAGCTCATGATGCTGCGCTGTTCGGGGCCAGCGCTGGCCCGTGAGCGCTAACCTATCAGTGTCATGTTTCTGCTGGAGTGTTCCAGGCTGAAAGGGTTTAAGTAGAAACAAGAGGTGACGAGGGCATACGGAATTTCCCAGTCGCCGGTGACACCCGGAGAGGCCGTCCCTGTGAAAGCCCCGCGGTGTGCCAGTGCTGAGTCTGTAGGCGGGTACACGGCGCGGGGTGCccggccggggccggggcagtGGCTGGGATGTGGAGGAGCGGGGTGTGTCGGCGCCAGGCTCCGCACCCGGCGTCTGAATCTTTGCCAGGTgcgtgtatgtgtgtgtttgtgtgtgtgtgagaaagaGAGTCTGTGTGtgaagaggggaggagagaggaagtgGTGTGGTGGTGGTAGCggctggggggggaagggggggattATTGGCAATGGGCGGGAGAGAAAGAGGCGActcctgtttccttttctttctgccagCGCAACCTCGGTTCATTTTCTCTAAGCAATACAAGTTCACGGACAAGCTACCTATCCAGCCCTCCTCTCCCGTCATGGACCTCCCAGGTAAAAAGGCTGTTCGCCTTCCTGACGGctgtttcttttgcaaaataagatttaaaattatAGCAATAAGAAGATGTGGGGTTAGGGCAGCGAGTGAGATGCCACGGGGGAAGTGCATGGGGGATCACCCCACAGCGAGATCTCAGGGTGTTCTGGTGATCGGGGAAAACTGAGATGCAACTTCCCAAGGAGACGCCCGTTGAGGTTTTGCCTCCTCCAATGTGTGTGCATGCCAGGGTGGGAGCCGGGAGATGTCTGAGCCTGCCGCTTCCTTCCCGCGAGTTTAGGGAGACGCCGGGATCGGCGGCAGGTAGTGTAGCCTGCCTTGAGGGACATAGGTTTGGGAAGTACAAACCGGTCGGTGCCCGagaccagcagctcccctggcgGGGAAgagggcggcggcggctcccAGAGCTCGGCCAGGGCAGTGCACGGCGGAGTCGAGGGCTTCGGTGCGCCCCGAATCCCACCCCGCCCCGAACCTTAGCGAAAGTGGGCAGCTTCAGCCAAGGAGAGATGGGGCATTAACAAGAATCGTGATAGTAAAATCTTCTGCCGTAGTGGCTGGGGCGTTAGGAAACCGACATAAACCCTTCCCGCACACATAATAAAAAGTGGGGCCGTGGGAACTAGCTGGGATTTGGAGCTCCTGTCAGCTGTTGGGGTAGAaaggggctgcccggggctgccACAAGGTGCTCCACCGTGGGTTCAGGGACGAAGTCTGCAGCGCTGCCCCACTCCCGCCTATAAGTACTGCTGGGGCTGCGGGACCCCCCTCTGCTGGGGGACAGCAGAAAGGGAAGACGTGAGGAGATTGCGGCCAGCGAGGTGTCTCCCAGACCTGTTGTGCCGGTCAGGGCGCCCGGGGCGGGGAGTGGGGAGCCGGATCCAGCGAGGTGTTGCTGGGCGGCGTGGTGCCCGGCTCTTGCCCGCCCGCTCGCTCTGCTTCACCGCCGCCTTTGCCCTTGCCAGGCTGCTGCGCGCCGCCCGCCCTCTGAGGAGGCTCCTTTGCCCCgcgcggaggaggaggaggcggaggaggaggaggagaagggaaggaaggcgCGGCCCCAGCCGCCGCTGCCCCGCCGCCGTCCCGCAGAGCGCTGGCCGCAGGGCGCCGCGGCTGCAGCAGGCGCGCAGCCCCCTCCGCCTGCCcgcggccgcccgcccgcccgcggcgGCTGGCATGGCGGCGGCGAGCCGGAGCGGCGGCGGCCCGGCACCGGGCatggggcggcggcggcgggcggcgctgCCGGAGCCGGcgggcggctgctgctgctgcctggcggcggcgctgccgctgctgctgctgctgctgcccgccGGGTGCCCGGTGCGGGCGCAGAACGACACGGAGCCCATCGTCCTGGAGGGGAAGTGCCTGGTGGTGTGCGACTCCAGCCCCTCGGCCGACGGCGCCATCACCTCCTCCCTGGGGATCTCGGTGCGCTCGGGCAGCGCCAAGGTGGCTTTCTCCGCCACCCGCAGCACCAACCACGAGCCCTCCGAGATGAGCAACCGCACCATGACCATCTACTTCGACCAGGTCAGCTTTGCCTtcgctgccccccagccccgcgccggCCAGCCCCTCGACCCCCTGCGCGGCCATCCCCGCCCCTAGCCCCCCGTGACTACATGCTTATTCGTTCTTGAGCCCATCTTTTAGTTATGACCCATTCGCTCAATAGCAGTTTTACAACTCAACTCCTCAGGAAGAGTTCGGTAAATTCTTCTAGGAGGCTGTGAGGCTTTCccggggtggtggtggtgtgggAAGGGGTAACGCTGAGCTTCTTGTCCGGTCCCATCGCCCGTACAGAGAGGACTTTTGAAGTGCGAGTTGGTGACTCGGACGCTTGCGAGAGCACCTTGCAGCTGAGGATTGCCCCGGGAAGACAGGGGCAATCCTGGGGGGAAGGGTGCACATCTCCCCCCCGACCCCCCAGCATGTTCGGTCGGAAATGCTGATTTTCAGGGCAAGAGGAGGACAGAGATTTACCCGGGAGGAGTCGCTGGACCTGCCTGTTCCGAGCGCGTTTGGCAATGTTACAGCATCTCTCAGGGAAAGGGAGGGATGAGAAAGAAGAGGTGTTGCCCGCGTTATGAGAAGAGGCGAATGGGTGTCCCCGATGGGTTATAACGGAGCAGTGTTATCCTGCACGGCATACGTCCCATCCTTCCACCTGATTTTTTAGAtgcaatttactttttttctacCGCATCTGACTCATGAAGAAGTATTGCAGAGTCAGCCAAGATTAGCACACGCAAACTATTTTctctgggtttttctttttccacctgTCTGTCCTGCTGTCATTCATCTGTCTGCCTGTCTTTGCTAATGAGTTTGCACAGCTATTCCTTGAGTACAAGATCTCATAAAGTCAgatcaagagagaaaaaaatttaaaagagcTTGCTTAATGTGTAGCCTTCTTAAGACGCTTTACCCCGCAATGCTTAGTTCTCAGGAGTATGAAGGGGTTCTTCCCTCGGTGTTCCAACAATCATGGATTcggtttttttaaatttctttttttttttttcttttttttttttttttccctttcttggaAACAGTAGGGTTTGGCTATCAGGGAGGAAAGTCTCgggattttggggtttttgttttcgtttcctcctgctttgtgttttttcctcattaaaacCGGTTGTGGCCCGGAAAGATGAGCATGGCCGGGGCGCTCCAAGGGCGGGCACAGCGGAGCGGTCGGCTTGGGCTCGCCCGCTCGTCACAGAATATCGCCATGGGCCCTcgagggtttttttttccctcgtTACCCCCGTCTCTTAAGACAAACAGGCTCTCCGTCGCTGGAGCCTGGCAAGGAAGTGAGCGGATGAGCCGGGGTCGGATCCCCATCAAATCGGCCGGTTTCACAGCGCCAGCCTTCAATGGGGCAGGATGCGGCTGCCGCTGCCAACTGGGGCTTTGCTCATTTGCCGGAGGGCTCAagtctttatcttttttccttgtttcaagATGTATATCACAAATTAAACTTGTTGtcggggaggaggaggaggcccAGTTCTGTCGCCCGAGGAGGGTGCGGGACAGCCGGCCCAGCCCTCCAGGGCGGCAGAGAGGCATGAGCCGGCAGGTGTTGCTGGTGCTTAGCGACCTCTTTCCTCTTTCGCCCCTCTCTGCAGTACGACTTTAGTGTTATACCCTATTAAACTCGAGGGCAGGTCTGGTTTCAGTAAGGCTAGCTAAAGAAACATACATTTGCATAGTATGTTGATGtgtttcaggggttttttttcttacgcttctttcccctc
This Apus apus isolate bApuApu2 chromosome 2, bApuApu2.pri.cur, whole genome shotgun sequence DNA region includes the following protein-coding sequences:
- the CBLN2 gene encoding cerebellin-2, with translation MGRRRRAALPEPAGGCCCCLAAALPLLLLLLPAGCPVRAQNDTEPIVLEGKCLVVCDSSPSADGAITSSLGISVRSGSAKVAFSATRSTNHEPSEMSNRTMTIYFDQVLVNIGNHFDLASSIFVAPRKGIYSFSFHVVKVYNRQTIQVSLMQNGYPVISAFAGDQDVTREAASNGVLLHMEREDKVHLKLERGNLMGGWKYSTFSGFLVFPL